From one Chiloscyllium plagiosum isolate BGI_BamShark_2017 chromosome 24, ASM401019v2, whole genome shotgun sequence genomic stretch:
- the LOC122562210 gene encoding inward rectifier potassium channel 16-like: MNFINLNYQTVSSEDDHRKFLKNGCYIQVNKRRYRKRFLRKDGNCNIHFKRAFGEWESYFSDIFTTLIDLKWRQMFLIFSLSYILSWLFFGFVYWITAVAHGDLQIEEENHVPCVVEVHSFTAAFLFSIETQTTIGYGSRCVTEECPFAVSMVTFQSVISCLINTFIIGVVVAKMSKARKRAQTIRFSNNAVIAVRNGKLCMMWRIGDFRESHIIEGTVRAQLLQFKEYDDNKLSMEYQDLYIVTGNIILISPVTIVHEINENSPLYELSKKDLAEGDFEIIVTFVYSEDSTGNTHQSRSSYTPLEILWGHRFNEVLKDKPSYYKVNYSQFHKTQEVTTPECSAKELYSTPEHSINVLTVAGLDSEDGKCESTVIPNSNGENGEEQYVYPKPEFTFRNLSMESEL; encoded by the coding sequence ATGAATTTCATCAATTTAAATTATCAAACTGTGAGTTCTGAAGATGATCATAGGAAGTTTCTAAAAAATGGTTGCTACATACAAGTCAACAAAAGACGATACAGAAAACGGTTTCTCCGCAAAGATGGGAACTGCAACATCCATTTTAAACGTGCATTTGGCGAATGGGAAAGTTACTTTTCTGACATTTTCACAACACTCATAGATCTCAAATGGAGACAAATGTTTCTGATCTTCTCCTTGTCCTATATATTGTCATGGCTCTTTTTCGGTTTTGTTTATTGGATCACAGCGGTTGCCCATGGAGATTTGCAGATTGAAGAAGAAAATCATGTGCCCTGTGTTGTTGAAGTTCACAGCTTCACTGCTGCTTTCCTATTCTCTATTGAAACGCAAACAACTATTGGCTATGGATCTCGCTGTGTGACAGAAGAGTGCCCTTTTGCTGTTTCCATGGTGACTTTCCAATCAGTGATAAGTTGTTTAATTAACACCTTTATCATTGGTGTTGTAGTAGCCAAAATGTCTAAAGCCAGAAAGAGAGCTCAAACAATTAGGTTTAGTAATAATGCAGTGATAGCagtaagaaatgggaaactatgCATGATGTGGCGTATTGGAGATTTCCGTGAGAGTCATATCATTGAGGGTACTGTTAGAGCTCAATTACTCCAATTTAAGGAATACGACGACAATAAGCTGTCCATGGAATACCAGGACTTGTATATAGTCACGGGCAATATCATTCTCATTAGTCCTGTCACTATTGTACATGAAATCAATGAAAACAGTCCACTCTATGAGCTTAGTAAGAAAGACTTAGCTGAAGGTGACTTTGAAATCATAGTTACATTTGTCTATTCTGAGGACTCAACAGGTAATACTCATCAGTCTCGAAGTTCATACACTCCTCTGGAAATCTTATGGGGTCACCGCTTTAATGAAGTTCTCAAAGACAAGCCAAGTTACTATAAAGTTAACTATTCCCAGTTTCACAAAACTCAAGAAGTGACAACACCAGAATGCAGTGCCAAGGAATTGTATTCCACACCAGAACATAGCATCAATGTCCTCACGGTAGCTggattggacagtgaagatggaaaGTGTGAGAGCACAGTCATTCCAAATAGCAATGGAGAGAACGGTGAAGAACAATATGTGTACCCAAAGCCGGAATTTACATTCAGAAACCTCTCTATGGAGTCAGAACTATGA